In the Quercus lobata isolate SW786 chromosome 5, ValleyOak3.0 Primary Assembly, whole genome shotgun sequence genome, one interval contains:
- the LOC115989870 gene encoding uncharacterized protein LOC115989870: MAIPNLNDLWIALKYEKIADVCYRCGLIGHENTSCLEQVFSLKNPTGATFNAAGPWLRANNHESPTGLYDATQPPATPVSQSSYTASPSPVHDTAVLPHTVAVQPTSSDKNKLVAASENVSVTPLPHVPTVVPSHGIEPYTEDVAQSTSQPASSMEPTQSCNPPHIWSPKPNLENFNAPNRLGPSPKSGSANEILPDPLPKAHVNPISSQDSHPNSTFNQPQPNHSLKRKITQEELAVFSKRLKKTINGPDPVFFDPVTATLIPQSRVEFSERDKPSETPSKIHGESLKTKARKVHTQPIQESTAPNNHICSVLSAEEAGLIMPPNFDFMIISVPCQF; the protein is encoded by the coding sequence atggCCATCCCTAATCTTAACGACCTTTGGATTGCTCtgaaatatgaaaaaattgCAGATGTTTGCTATAGATGTGGTCTCATTGGACACGAGAACACAAGCTGCCTTGAGCAAGTCTTCTCCCTGAAGAATCCAACAGGAGCCACCTTCAATGCAGCCGGCCCATGGTTAAGAGCAAACAACCATGAATCCCCCACAGGTTTGTATGATGCCACCCAACCTCCAGCGACTCCAGTCTCCCAATCTTCGTACACTGCCAGCCCATCCCCGGTACACGACACAGCTGTCCTGCCTCACACTGTTGCTGTCCAGCCCACGTCCTCAGATAAGAACAAACTGGTAGCAGCGTCAGAAAATGTAAGCGTGACTCCACTACCCCATGTACCAACCGTTGTACCATCCCATGGTATCGAGCCTTACACTGAGGACGTGGCCCAATCTACCTCTCAACCCGCTTCTTCTATGGAGCCCACCCAAAGCTGCAACCCACCACATATTTGGAGCCCAAAACCAAACCTGGAAAATTTCAATGCTCCCAATCGCCTAGGCCCATCACCCAAGTCTGGTAGTGCCAATGAAATTTTACCTGACCCTCTCCCTAAGGCTCACGTTAACCCCATCTCCTCCCAAGACTCACATCCAAACTCCACCTTCAACCAACCCCAACCCAACCActctcttaaaagaaaaatcacccAAGAGGAGCTTGCTGTGTTCtccaaaagattgaaaaaaaccATCAATGGCCCTGATCCTGTGTTTTTTGATCCGGTAACGGCAACCCTTATTCCACAATCGAGGGTTGAGTTCTCCGAAAGAGACAAACCCAGTGAGACCCCATCCAAAATCCATGGAGAATCACTCAAAACTAAGGCACGCAAAGTTCACACTCAACCAATCCAAGAATCAACTGCACCAAACAATCATATTTGTTCTGTTCTTTCGGCCGAGGAGGCGGGCCTTATCATGCccccaaattttgattttatgattaTCAGTGTACCTTGTCAATTTTAA